The Chryseobacterium aureum genome contains a region encoding:
- a CDS encoding helix-turn-helix domain-containing protein, with product MKFIYVCEGELETLKMMSSHHQNSFVRERAQAVIMNHNGIKSQQIAEVLSVKVRAVYSWLKSYQEYGFIGLYTKKGQGRKSIFFTLGSEDQKRILDKIDQGDSVKETTCFINENFSENVSERMLKTFLKKRVYMEKNKMLSQASSK from the coding sequence ATGAAATTTATATATGTTTGTGAAGGAGAGCTTGAAACCCTTAAAATGATGTCAAGTCATCATCAAAACTCGTTTGTTCGGGAACGTGCCCAAGCAGTGATCATGAATCATAATGGTATTAAATCACAACAAATTGCAGAGGTTTTATCAGTGAAAGTAAGGGCAGTTTATTCATGGCTAAAATCATATCAGGAATACGGATTCATAGGACTTTACACAAAAAAAGGACAAGGAAGGAAAAGTATTTTTTTCACCCTTGGTTCAGAAGACCAAAAGCGTATTTTGGATAAAATAGATCAGGGTGATTCGGTGAAAGAAACCACATGTTTTATCAATGAAAATTTTTCTGAAAATGTTAGTGAAAGAATGCTGAAAACCTTTCTAAAAAAAAGGGTATATATGGAAAAGAATAAGATGTTGTCTCAAGCCTCTTCAAAATAA
- a CDS encoding IS630 family transposase: protein MCLSKEGYLDLYFADESGFSLTPSISYHWQQKNENVKIVPKHSKRINVFGIISQDNNLFQRHHKGKITSDFVIGAIDEFSDTTIKKTVICLDNARIHHSKEFQAQIARWKELDIEIFYLPKYSPHLNSIEVLWRKIKYEWLRARDYLSEETLEKALDRIFSEFGNTYTIKFN from the coding sequence ATGTGTCTCTCGAAAGAAGGTTATTTGGATCTATATTTCGCTGATGAGAGCGGCTTTTCTTTAACTCCTTCCATTTCCTACCATTGGCAACAGAAAAACGAAAATGTGAAAATTGTTCCGAAACACAGTAAAAGAATCAATGTTTTTGGGATAATCTCGCAGGATAATAACCTATTCCAACGTCATCATAAGGGAAAAATTACTTCTGATTTTGTTATTGGTGCAATTGATGAGTTTTCAGACACCACTATAAAGAAGACTGTTATTTGTTTGGATAATGCACGGATCCATCATTCTAAGGAGTTTCAGGCACAGATTGCAAGATGGAAGGAGTTGGATATTGAGATTTTTTATCTCCCAAAATACAGCCCACATCTAAATTCTATTGAGGTTCTTTGGAGAAAAATAAAGTATGAATGGCTTCGTGCAAGGGATTATCTCTCTGAAGAAACACTTGAAAAAGCATTGGACAGGATCTTTTCAGAGTTTGGAAATACATACACCATAAAATTTAATTAA
- a CDS encoding helix-hairpin-helix domain-containing protein — protein sequence MMRKNDYRKLAFMVALLTILFAYQKYTSRAKEPFPDVKFISASTAIADVSDFDPNALDKEQWIKLGFSEKQSITILKYKDILGGKFTSKEQLKKCYAISEEKFSELASFILLPEIAEGGRSKEYRNTSKKELSITGRFNPDEFSANDWLRMGFSERQAEAIIKYKNYLGGSFISKEKFRECFIISPENYSKLRPYLVLPEKTPENFRNFAKNNAVKTQIQYHAFDPNQLDIEGWKTLGFSEKQSLTIVNYRDKNLRGSFKSPEDLEKCFVISSEKFQEIKPYINIQEKQQENTDFSKTDLNTITFRQLIEFGLDEKSAGSIIGFRKKLGGFMNKQQILSTYNIDQDLVQKLISTAPLNTSNVPKYSLADAPEDWLKNHPYFKYSADKIIFYRISNPDDKKIWKLLKLKPEYEERMRLYIK from the coding sequence ATGATGAGAAAAAACGATTACCGGAAACTGGCATTTATGGTCGCATTGCTGACTATACTATTCGCCTATCAGAAGTATACAAGCCGGGCAAAAGAACCTTTTCCTGATGTAAAGTTTATTTCAGCTTCTACAGCGATTGCTGATGTATCAGATTTTGATCCCAATGCTTTGGATAAAGAGCAATGGATAAAACTGGGATTTTCGGAGAAACAGAGTATTACCATTCTTAAGTACAAAGATATATTGGGTGGAAAATTTACCAGTAAGGAGCAATTGAAAAAATGCTATGCTATTTCTGAAGAAAAATTCAGTGAATTGGCCTCTTTTATATTACTTCCGGAAATAGCTGAAGGAGGAAGATCTAAAGAATACCGCAACACCAGTAAAAAAGAACTTTCCATCACAGGAAGATTCAATCCTGATGAGTTTTCGGCCAACGATTGGCTCAGAATGGGATTCAGTGAACGCCAGGCCGAAGCTATTATAAAATATAAGAATTATCTTGGTGGAAGCTTTATCAGTAAAGAGAAATTTAGAGAATGCTTTATTATTTCACCGGAAAATTACAGTAAGCTTCGACCTTATCTGGTATTACCGGAAAAAACGCCTGAAAATTTCAGAAATTTTGCAAAAAACAATGCGGTTAAAACCCAAATTCAATATCATGCTTTTGATCCGAATCAACTTGATATTGAAGGATGGAAAACTTTAGGTTTCTCAGAGAAACAGAGTCTCACCATCGTCAATTACCGGGATAAAAATTTGCGGGGAAGTTTTAAAAGTCCGGAAGATCTCGAAAAATGTTTTGTGATTTCCTCTGAGAAATTCCAGGAAATAAAACCTTACATTAACATTCAGGAAAAACAACAGGAAAATACAGATTTTTCGAAAACGGATCTGAATACAATTACATTCAGGCAGCTGATTGAATTTGGTCTGGATGAAAAAAGTGCCGGATCAATAATCGGGTTTAGAAAGAAGCTGGGAGGTTTCATGAATAAACAGCAGATTTTAAGCACTTACAATATCGATCAGGATCTTGTTCAAAAATTAATTTCTACAGCACCGCTTAATACTTCCAATGTTCCTAAATATTCTTTGGCAGATGCTCCGGAAGACTGGCTCAAAAATCATCCCTATTTCAAATATTCTGCAGACAAAATCATTTTCTACAGAATCAGTAATCCAGATGATAAAAAAATATGGAAACTTTTAAAACTAAAGCCTGAGTATGAAGAAAGAATGAGACTCTATATTAAATAA